The Syntrophorhabdaceae bacterium DNA window AGGGTGCCAACGCCAAATGTGTCAATAGTGGATTTTGTGGCCACCCTCTCAAGGAATATAACAAAGGATGATTTAATAGCAAAATTTAGGGAATATGCCGCAGGGCCAATGAAGAATATACTGTTTTGCTCTGACGAGCCTTTGGTATCTTGCGACTTTAATGGTAATCCACATTCATCGATTATTGATATCCCCAATATTACAGTTATTGGTGGGAATATGGTTAAGGTTCTATCCTGGTATGACAATGAATGGGGTTTCTCTAACAGAATGGTGGAACTACTTTCGTTTATAATGAAATGAAATAAAATCTTATTTAACAATGAGTTCAGGTAAAAGGGTTGAAGCCTTTTTGATTGAACTTAAAAAATGTTTTATAGAAAGGTTGGTGGGATATGAAGTATATTGACCAGATTGATTTAAAAGGCAATAGGGTATTTATTAGGGTTGATTTCAATGTCCCTATGGATGAAAAAGGCAATATAACAGATGATACAAGGATAAGGGCACATCTACCCACTATAAATTATGCCCTTGAGAAGGGCGCAAAGGTGATAGTGGGGTCCCATCTCGGCAGACCTAAGGGAAAAAGGTCAGAGGCATTCTCTCTAAAGGCAGCTTCAAAAAGGCTCTCCGAACTCCTTAACAAGGAAGTTGTTTTCCTCGAAGATTGTATTGGTGAGACTGTTGAAAAGGCAGTATCAGAGATGAAGGAGGGAGATATTATTCTCCTGGAAAATCTGAGATTCTATGCTGGTGAGGAAAAGAATGATCCTGAGTTTGCACGAGAGCTTGCAAAATTATGTGATGTCTATATAGATGATGCATTTGCCGTATCTCATAGAAAGGCAGCATCTAATACTGCCATAGTAGACTTTGTGAAGGTTTGTGCTGCAGGATTTCTTCTCAAAAATGAGCTTGCATATTTTGAGAAGGCAATGGGAAATCCCGTAAGACCACTTGTGGCAATCATAGGCGGTGCAAAGGTTTCTGACAAGATCGGCGTCCTTGAAAAATTGGTAGATAAGGTGGATAAATTAATAGTGGGCGGTGGCATGGCCTTTACATTTCTCAAAGCCCTTGGATATGAGATAGGGAATTCCATTTGTGAAGAGGATATGGTTGAACTGGCTAAGGGTATAATGAATAAGGCAAGGGATAGAAATGTAAAGTTTTATCTTCCTGTAGATTTTATTGTGGCCGAAAAGGCATCTGTTGATACAGAGACAAAGACCTGCACTGTTCAGGAGATACCAAAGGGGTGGATGGGTCTTGATATTGGTCCTGCTTCAGTTTCTTTGTTCTCAACAGCCATACAGAATGCAAAGACAATACTCTGGAATGGACCTATGGGTATGTTTGAGCTTGATCCATTTAGCAGGGGAACCTTTGCCATGGTTACCTATGTAGCAAATTCTCATGCCTTGACCATTATAGGTGGTGGAGATACAGATGTGGCAGTCCACAGGGCAGGGGAGAGCGATAAGATATCCTATATATCCACTGGTGGCGGTGCATTCCTTGAATTATTGGAAGGTAAGCCTATGCCTGCCATAGAGGCCCTTGAGAGATAAGGAGGTTCATAATGAGGGGATGGATGGTAGCAGGGAACTGGAAGATGCATAACACAAT harbors:
- a CDS encoding phosphoglycerate kinase, with the protein product MKYIDQIDLKGNRVFIRVDFNVPMDEKGNITDDTRIRAHLPTINYALEKGAKVIVGSHLGRPKGKRSEAFSLKAASKRLSELLNKEVVFLEDCIGETVEKAVSEMKEGDIILLENLRFYAGEEKNDPEFARELAKLCDVYIDDAFAVSHRKAASNTAIVDFVKVCAAGFLLKNELAYFEKAMGNPVRPLVAIIGGAKVSDKIGVLEKLVDKVDKLIVGGGMAFTFLKALGYEIGNSICEEDMVELAKGIMNKARDRNVKFYLPVDFIVAEKASVDTETKTCTVQEIPKGWMGLDIGPASVSLFSTAIQNAKTILWNGPMGMFELDPFSRGTFAMVTYVANSHALTIIGGGDTDVAVHRAGESDKISYISTGGGAFLELLEGKPMPAIEALER